In the Chroococcidiopsis sp. SAG 2025 genome, one interval contains:
- a CDS encoding sedoheptulose 7-phosphate cyclase — MSEVQAKFTATETAFHVEGYEKIEFSLLCINGAFDISNREIADQYQKYGRCLTVIDANVYRLYGEQIEAYFQHYNIDLTVFPITITEPNKTIATFETIIDAFAEFGLVRKEPVLVVGGGLVTDVAGFACAAYRRNSNFIRVPTTLIGLIDAGVAIKVAVNHKKLKNRLGAYHAPKQVILDFSFLRTLPTAQVRNGMAELVKIAVVANAEVFNLLEKYGEQLLQTHFGYVDATPELQEIAYKVNYESIKTMIELETPNLHEIDLDRVIAYGHTWSPTLELAPNVPIFHGHAVNIDMAFSATLAARRGYISTQDRDRILGLMSRIGLALDHPLLEGDLLWQATESIMQTRDSKLRAAMPKPIGTCFFVNDLTREELNVALAEHKQLCATYPRGGDGVDAYMVQEPELVGSV, encoded by the coding sequence ATGAGCGAAGTACAAGCAAAGTTCACGGCGACTGAAACAGCTTTTCACGTTGAAGGTTACGAAAAGATTGAATTCAGCCTCCTCTGCATTAATGGTGCTTTTGACATTAGCAACCGTGAAATTGCCGACCAATATCAAAAATACGGACGCTGTTTAACCGTCATCGATGCCAACGTTTATCGATTGTACGGCGAACAAATTGAAGCTTACTTTCAGCATTACAACATCGACCTGACCGTATTTCCCATCACCATCACCGAACCAAATAAGACGATCGCCACCTTCGAGACAATTATCGATGCGTTTGCCGAGTTCGGCTTAGTCCGCAAAGAACCAGTCTTGGTAGTTGGTGGTGGATTAGTGACAGACGTAGCAGGTTTTGCCTGTGCTGCTTATCGTCGTAACTCTAACTTCATCCGCGTCCCAACGACCTTGATCGGTCTGATCGATGCTGGGGTTGCAATTAAGGTTGCAGTGAACCATAAGAAACTGAAAAATCGCTTAGGCGCTTACCACGCACCTAAACAGGTCATCCTTGATTTTTCTTTCTTGCGCACCCTACCTACAGCCCAAGTGCGTAACGGTATGGCAGAACTCGTAAAAATTGCCGTAGTTGCCAACGCTGAAGTCTTCAATTTACTGGAGAAGTATGGCGAACAACTCCTGCAAACTCACTTCGGTTATGTGGATGCAACACCAGAACTTCAGGAAATTGCTTACAAAGTCAATTACGAATCAATTAAGACGATGATCGAGTTGGAAACTCCCAACCTGCACGAAATCGACCTCGATCGCGTCATTGCCTACGGTCATACCTGGAGTCCGACTTTAGAACTCGCCCCTAACGTACCGATCTTCCACGGTCACGCTGTGAATATTGACATGGCATTCTCAGCTACTCTCGCAGCAAGACGCGGCTACATCTCTACCCAAGACCGCGATCGCATCCTTGGTTTAATGAGTCGGATCGGCTTAGCCCTCGACCATCCTCTACTAGAAGGCGATCTCCTCTGGCAGGCAACTGAGTCGATTATGCAAACCAGAGATAGCAAACTACGCGCGGCAATGCCCAAACCTATCGGTACTTGCTTCTTCGTCAACGACCTGACGCGGGAAGAACTGAATGTTGCTTTAGCCGAACACAAGCAACTGTGCGCGACCTATCCGCGCGGTGGTGACGGTGTTGATGCTTACATGGTACAAGAACCCGAACTCGTAGGGAGCGTATAG
- a CDS encoding O-methyltransferase: MTIAPQKESTARPVTPLGILVQQLQQILELVAKEQNISLEVAAKIQQVWQLAAGIDPYIEAVSTEESAALAALAKKTCDEPWEKRFSDQETVRQLEQEMLSGHLEGQTLKMFVHMTKAKNVLEVGMFTGYSALAMAEALPEDGRLVACEVDRYVADFAIDCFQASPHGRKISVEVAPALETLQKLAAAKESFDLVFIDADKKEYVDYFHLLLDADLVPSGGFICVDNTLLQGQPYLPPDQRTPNGEAIAQFNRIVAADPRVEQVLLPLRDGLTVIRRI; the protein is encoded by the coding sequence ATGACGATCGCACCTCAGAAAGAAAGCACGGCAAGACCCGTCACGCCTTTGGGGATTCTAGTGCAGCAGTTGCAACAAATCCTAGAGTTAGTGGCGAAAGAACAAAACATTTCTTTAGAGGTAGCTGCCAAAATTCAGCAAGTATGGCAACTCGCCGCAGGCATCGACCCATATATCGAAGCCGTTTCCACCGAAGAGTCTGCTGCCCTTGCCGCACTAGCAAAAAAGACCTGTGACGAACCTTGGGAAAAACGATTTTCTGACCAGGAAACAGTCCGCCAGTTAGAACAAGAGATGCTGTCTGGACATTTGGAAGGACAAACATTAAAAATGTTCGTCCACATGACCAAAGCCAAAAATGTTTTGGAGGTTGGGATGTTCACGGGTTACTCTGCCTTAGCAATGGCAGAGGCTTTACCAGAGGACGGACGACTAGTCGCTTGCGAAGTGGATCGATACGTGGCAGACTTTGCAATTGACTGCTTTCAAGCATCTCCCCACGGACGCAAAATTTCTGTGGAAGTTGCCCCAGCTTTGGAAACATTGCAGAAATTGGCAGCAGCCAAAGAGTCTTTTGACTTGGTATTTATCGATGCCGATAAGAAGGAGTACGTAGATTATTTCCACCTCTTGCTAGATGCAGATTTAGTACCTTCTGGAGGATTTATCTGCGTTGATAATACCTTGTTGCAAGGACAACCATACCTGCCACCCGACCAGCGCACCCCGAACGGAGAAGCGATCGCCCAATTTAACCGCATCGTAGCTGCTGACCCCCGCGTGGAACAGGTTTTGCTACCGCTACGCGATGGTTTGACCGTTATCCGGCGTATATAA
- a CDS encoding ATP-grasp domain-containing protein — MQIFAVFQNLGTLLLLAIAFPFNCIVVLTALLWNLVSQPFRDRGILPVSHPKNIMLTGGKMTKALQLARSFHLVGHRVVLVETHKYWLTGHRFSNAVDRFYTVPAPEKDPEGYSQALLAIAKQENIDVYVPVCSPVASYYDSLAKSVLSGCCEVFHFDAEVTQMLDDKYDFAEKARSLGLSVPKSFKITNPEQVVNFDFSDAERPYILKSIPYDSVRRLNLTKLPCATPAETAAFVNSLPISPEKPWIMQEFIPGQEYCTHSTVRNGELRMHCCCESSAFQVNYENVDKPEILAWVRHFVKELGITGQASFDFIQAEDGNVYAIECNPRTHSAITMFYNHPGVADAFCRDVTCNVSTLYPLQPLSTSKPTYWTYHELWRLTGIRSFQQLQTWFKNILRGKDAIFAIDDPLPFLMVHHWQIPLLLLDNLRRLKGWIRIDFNIGKIVELGGD, encoded by the coding sequence ATGCAGATATTTGCAGTATTCCAAAATCTGGGAACGTTACTTCTACTCGCGATCGCCTTTCCTTTCAACTGTATCGTTGTCTTGACAGCGTTATTGTGGAATCTCGTCAGCCAGCCGTTTCGTGACAGGGGCATCTTGCCTGTATCGCACCCCAAAAACATTATGCTGACGGGGGGGAAGATGACCAAAGCCCTGCAACTCGCCCGTTCGTTTCATCTGGTCGGACATCGGGTGGTATTGGTAGAAACGCATAAATATTGGTTAACCGGACATCGGTTTTCTAACGCCGTCGATCGCTTTTATACCGTTCCCGCACCGGAAAAAGACCCGGAAGGCTATTCACAAGCATTGCTGGCGATCGCCAAACAAGAAAATATCGATGTCTACGTTCCCGTCTGTAGTCCCGTCGCCAGCTACTATGACTCTTTGGCTAAATCAGTCCTATCTGGCTGCTGCGAGGTGTTTCACTTCGATGCAGAGGTGACGCAGATGTTAGACGATAAGTATGATTTTGCCGAGAAAGCGCGATCGCTCGGTCTATCTGTCCCCAAATCTTTCAAGATTACCAATCCAGAACAAGTTGTTAATTTCGACTTTTCCGATGCAGAACGTCCGTATATCCTCAAAAGCATTCCCTACGACTCAGTACGTCGTTTAAACTTAACTAAGCTACCCTGCGCCACACCAGCAGAAACAGCAGCTTTTGTCAACAGCCTGCCGATTAGTCCTGAAAAGCCCTGGATTATGCAGGAATTTATCCCAGGACAGGAATACTGCACTCATAGCACCGTCCGCAATGGGGAATTAAGAATGCACTGCTGTTGCGAGTCTTCTGCTTTTCAAGTCAATTACGAAAACGTTGACAAGCCGGAAATACTCGCATGGGTGCGTCATTTTGTCAAAGAATTAGGAATTACCGGACAAGCTTCTTTTGACTTTATTCAAGCTGAGGATGGAAACGTTTACGCGATCGAGTGCAACCCCCGCACTCACTCAGCAATTACAATGTTTTATAATCATCCAGGGGTAGCAGATGCCTTTTGTAGAGACGTTACATGTAACGTCTCTACGTTGTATCCGTTGCAACCCTTATCGACCAGCAAGCCTACTTATTGGACTTATCACGAACTCTGGCGGCTAACTGGAATTCGATCTTTTCAACAATTACAGACCTGGTTCAAAAACATCTTGCGTGGGAAGGATGCAATTTTTGCGATCGACGATCCCTTGCCATTTCTAATGGTACATCACTGGCAAATTCCCCTCTTACTTTTAGACAATCTTCGCAGGCTTAAAGGCTGGATCAGGATAGATTTTAATATCGGCAAGATTGTCGAATTAGGTGGGGATTAA
- a CDS encoding DUF3891 family protein, translated as MIANQTKTGWEVIYHRAHALLAAQIAGHWRRKDFPPRIYETIAAISHHDDLEKEWEENNLTPAGAPLDFTLDTSTHLPKLKQHISNARYRGRWVTMLTSMHTSFLNEGKRGESSELDEFLDEQLELQKQYRKELKISQKDAEEAYAFFQWCDRLSLILCNHQLPVDERSLEIGKGPDGDRYDIIQLKDGKVTVTPWCFEEKEFTVNVEASYLSQLQFGSNAELTEQLQTAPMKSLEWTFVKV; from the coding sequence ATGATCGCTAATCAAACTAAAACAGGTTGGGAAGTTATTTACCATCGCGCTCATGCGCTACTTGCAGCACAAATTGCCGGACATTGGCGACGTAAGGATTTTCCACCTCGGATTTACGAAACTATAGCTGCAATTTCCCACCACGACGATTTAGAAAAAGAATGGGAAGAAAATAATCTCACGCCAGCTGGCGCGCCGTTAGACTTTACTCTCGATACTAGTACTCATCTACCCAAGCTGAAACAGCACATTTCCAACGCACGCTATCGGGGACGGTGGGTAACAATGCTAACTTCTATGCATACTAGTTTTTTGAATGAAGGAAAACGGGGAGAGTCATCGGAACTCGATGAGTTTCTTGACGAACAATTAGAGCTACAAAAGCAATATAGAAAAGAACTTAAAATTAGTCAGAAAGATGCTGAAGAAGCTTATGCATTTTTTCAGTGGTGCGATCGCCTCTCGTTGATTCTCTGTAATCATCAATTACCAGTAGACGAACGCTCATTAGAAATTGGGAAAGGACCAGATGGCGATCGCTATGATATTATTCAGTTGAAGGATGGCAAAGTTACCGTTACTCCTTGGTGCTTTGAAGAGAAGGAGTTTACTGTCAACGTAGAAGCCTCATACCTTTCCCAACTACAATTTGGTAGTAATGCCGAACTGACAGAGCAATTACAAACTGCGCCGATGAAAAGTTTGGAGTGGACATTTGTTAAAGTATGA
- a CDS encoding thioesterase family protein — translation MSQAREQSPTNLPNVAFTDWFEYPVRVQPHHTDYAGVVWHGSYIAWMEEARVECLRSIGINFADLVALGCDLPVVELAVRYHRPIKMGMDAIVRTRMADMEGVRINWDYQIQSLDSQELYVTARVILVAVDREKGKIMRQLPPDVESAFARLAGTPNR, via the coding sequence GTGAGTCAAGCACGAGAACAGTCCCCAACCAACCTACCTAACGTAGCCTTTACGGATTGGTTTGAGTATCCAGTCCGAGTACAACCGCATCATACAGACTATGCTGGTGTTGTCTGGCACGGTTCGTACATAGCTTGGATGGAAGAAGCGCGGGTAGAATGCTTGCGATCGATTGGCATTAATTTTGCTGACTTAGTAGCTTTAGGTTGTGACTTACCCGTAGTAGAACTTGCAGTACGCTACCACCGTCCGATTAAAATGGGGATGGATGCCATAGTCAGAACCCGCATGGCGGATATGGAAGGCGTGCGGATCAATTGGGACTATCAAATTCAATCTCTCGACAGTCAAGAATTGTATGTAACGGCAAGAGTCATATTAGTAGCAGTCGATCGCGAAAAGGGTAAAATTATGCGTCAATTACCCCCAGATGTCGAGAGTGCTTTTGCTCGGCTGGCTGGTACGCCAAACCGCTAA